One segment of Pseudomonas sp. FP2196 DNA contains the following:
- the rpmB gene encoding 50S ribosomal protein L28 encodes MSRVCQVTGKGPVTGNNISHANNKTRRRFLPNLQHHRFWVEEEKRFVRLRVSAKGMRIIDKRGITVVLAELRRDGKI; translated from the coding sequence ATGTCGAGAGTATGTCAAGTTACCGGTAAGGGTCCGGTGACTGGGAATAACATTTCCCACGCAAACAACAAAACCCGTCGTCGTTTCCTGCCGAACCTGCAGCATCACCGCTTCTGGGTTGAAGAAGAGAAACGTTTTGTGCGTCTGCGCGTATCTGCCAAAGGCATGCGTATCATCGACAAGCGTGGCATCACTGTCGTGCTCGCCGAACTTCGCCGCGATGGCAAGATTTAA